One window of the Chitinophaga niabensis genome contains the following:
- a CDS encoding RagB/SusD family nutrient uptake outer membrane protein: MTTFSKYILVLGLLLGSACSKVDEQKPFSAIDPAQIFSDPSRVEKAALGMYNALQNAEFFGGRILIYADQRGNDVNVASFFGNVGSFNMISGDAIALNAWTGGYRTIYEANLFMKKLQQNEAVVGTPKATQYYGEAKFIRALCYFYLVSLYAQPYNFQGDAGHPGVPLILDAAEDGAQALSAANRVKRNTVKEVYDQMIKDLTEASAALTPNWNDAYFNRARATKAAADGLLSRVYLNKGDWTNANASADAVIASPLAFKLATEPIDNWTFANMNATVERIFSVAMNSADNPNTNNAIGQHYSPLGRGDISVNTAGYFGIPNFAPTDKRRNAAMIRTSGTSTYTGKYYLNPREQWVPVLRLAEIKLNKAEAMARLDPLVSAGALTQLMDIRTIRGASVIVPPVSQAELITLILNERRIELAFEGFGMMDFLRTGRAIPARPQHLAQAAGTDYVIFPIPLLETQSNKQLAQNKGY; encoded by the coding sequence ATGACAACGTTTTCTAAATATATACTTGTACTGGGCCTGTTGCTGGGCAGCGCCTGCTCAAAAGTAGATGAACAGAAGCCCTTTAGTGCTATTGATCCGGCACAGATCTTCAGCGATCCTTCCCGTGTGGAAAAAGCAGCATTGGGTATGTACAATGCATTGCAGAATGCAGAGTTCTTTGGCGGCCGTATCCTCATTTACGCAGATCAGCGTGGCAACGATGTGAACGTAGCTTCCTTCTTTGGTAATGTGGGTTCCTTCAATATGATCTCCGGAGATGCTATTGCCCTGAATGCATGGACAGGCGGTTACCGTACTATTTATGAAGCCAATCTCTTCATGAAAAAACTACAGCAGAATGAAGCCGTAGTAGGCACACCAAAAGCAACGCAGTATTATGGGGAAGCAAAATTCATCAGGGCATTGTGTTATTTCTACCTCGTAAGTTTATATGCACAGCCTTATAACTTCCAGGGAGATGCAGGTCATCCCGGAGTTCCATTGATCCTGGATGCTGCAGAAGATGGTGCACAGGCACTCAGCGCTGCCAACAGGGTAAAAAGGAATACCGTAAAAGAAGTGTATGATCAGATGATCAAAGATCTTACAGAAGCTTCTGCTGCACTTACACCAAACTGGAATGATGCATACTTTAACCGCGCACGTGCAACCAAAGCTGCTGCAGATGGTTTATTGTCCAGGGTATACCTCAACAAAGGAGACTGGACAAACGCCAACGCCAGCGCAGATGCTGTGATTGCTTCTCCACTTGCATTTAAACTGGCAACGGAACCCATAGATAACTGGACCTTCGCTAATATGAATGCTACAGTAGAGAGGATCTTCTCTGTGGCCATGAACAGTGCAGACAATCCCAACACCAATAATGCCATTGGCCAGCACTACAGTCCATTGGGCAGGGGAGATATCTCCGTTAATACAGCAGGTTACTTTGGCATTCCTAATTTCGCACCAACAGATAAACGCAGGAATGCAGCCATGATCCGTACTTCCGGAACATCAACCTATACCGGTAAATATTATCTGAACCCAAGGGAACAATGGGTACCGGTACTGCGGCTCGCAGAAATAAAATTGAACAAAGCAGAAGCCATGGCCAGGCTGGACCCATTGGTAAGTGCAGGTGCACTCACACAGTTAATGGATATCCGCACCATACGTGGCGCATCTGTAATTGTTCCACCGGTATCACAGGCAGAACTGATTACGCTGATCCTGAATGAAAGAAGGATAGAGTTAGCGTTTGAAGGTTTTGGTATGATGGATTTCCTTCGTACCGGCAGAGCTATTCCGGCTCGTCCGCAACACCTGGCACAGGCTGCGGGAACAGATTATGTGATCTTCCCCATCCCGCTGCTGGAAACACAATCAAATAAACAGTTAGCACAGAATAAAGGGTACTAA